A window of Chthoniobacterales bacterium contains these coding sequences:
- a CDS encoding cytochrome oxidase biogenesis protein CtaA — protein MTKQPNYGTGRAFAFAFAVFTATSAFILLISGGLVTSKGVGMTVPDWPNSYGYNMFLFPVSRWVGGIFYEHTHRLIASGVGLLTIGLAVLLQLYDPRRWVRTLGYIAVFLVIVQGVLGGLRVVLVKDEIGIFHGMLAQAFISLLVVIAIATSRAFACGGARWRWHAPGLLRWAIVLTALVYVQLAIGATMRHEHAGLAIHDFPLAYGKIWPVPDAEQLAQINAQRIAAGEVPTTVGMIHLQMVHRAMALLIAAGMVAYAWQAHRAAMGARLAARWWAALVVVQIVLGGWTVLSNKAADVTTAHVAVGALILFLGVAQCFLLGAFSPRAAELKRQPLHV, from the coding sequence ATGACCAAGCAACCCAATTACGGAACCGGGCGCGCTTTTGCCTTTGCCTTCGCCGTTTTCACCGCGACCTCCGCTTTCATTCTGTTGATCAGCGGCGGCCTTGTGACGTCGAAGGGCGTGGGAATGACCGTGCCCGACTGGCCGAACAGCTACGGATACAACATGTTCCTGTTCCCGGTCTCGCGTTGGGTCGGCGGGATTTTTTACGAGCACACGCACCGGCTCATTGCCTCCGGCGTCGGCCTGTTGACGATCGGTTTGGCGGTGCTGCTGCAGCTTTACGATCCGCGCCGGTGGGTGCGCACCCTCGGTTACATCGCCGTATTTTTGGTGATCGTGCAGGGCGTTCTCGGCGGGCTGCGCGTGGTCCTGGTGAAGGATGAGATCGGTATTTTCCACGGGATGCTCGCGCAGGCATTCATCTCGCTGCTGGTCGTCATTGCGATTGCCACGAGCAGGGCCTTTGCCTGCGGCGGTGCCCGCTGGCGCTGGCATGCGCCCGGGCTGCTGCGCTGGGCGATCGTGCTTACGGCCCTCGTGTATGTGCAGTTGGCCATCGGTGCGACCATGCGCCATGAACACGCAGGCCTGGCGATCCATGACTTTCCCCTCGCTTACGGAAAAATCTGGCCGGTTCCGGACGCGGAGCAGCTTGCGCAGATCAACGCGCAGCGCATTGCGGCGGGGGAGGTTCCAACCACGGTCGGTATGATCCATCTGCAAATGGTCCATCGCGCGATGGCCTTGCTCATAGCCGCGGGCATGGTCGCTTACGCGTGGCAGGCCCATCGTGCGGCAATGGGTGCGCGTCTGGCTGCGCGCTGGTGGGCTGCCCTCGTCGTAGTCCAGATTGTCCTGGGCGGATGGACCGTGCTTTCGAACAAAGCGGCCGATGTGACCACGGCCCATGTCGCGGTCGGCGCGTTGATCTTGTTTTTGGGTGTAGCACAGTGTTTCTTGCTGGGAGCGTTCTCGCCCCGGGCGGCGGAGCTAAAACGCCAGCCGCTCCACGTATGA